A single window of Magnetococcus marinus MC-1 DNA harbors:
- the ftsE gene encoding cell division ATP-binding protein FtsE: protein MVRFHNVSLRYATGFEALHNISFHIKPGQFIFLTGHSGAGKTSILKLIYQAETPSEGAILLNNRNIEHLPHKQLPALRRGIGVIFQDYKLLYDRTVYENVALAMEVAGQPTDKIEIQVERTLEYVGLKERMFHNPIALSGGEQQRVAIARAIVNRPPLVIADEPTGNLDKAMGQRIMGLFQSLHQQGTTIIVVTHDVEMAQQMGHPIIIMEDGQILTTLEGRP from the coding sequence ATGGTACGTTTTCATAATGTCAGCCTACGTTACGCAACCGGGTTTGAAGCGCTGCACAACATCAGCTTTCATATCAAACCCGGTCAGTTTATCTTTCTAACCGGTCACTCCGGTGCAGGAAAAACCTCCATCCTGAAACTGATCTATCAGGCAGAAACCCCCTCAGAGGGGGCCATTCTACTTAATAATCGCAATATCGAACACCTGCCCCATAAGCAATTGCCCGCGCTACGGCGGGGCATTGGCGTCATTTTTCAGGATTATAAACTGCTCTACGACCGAACCGTTTATGAAAACGTGGCCTTGGCCATGGAGGTCGCGGGGCAACCCACCGACAAAATTGAAATTCAGGTCGAACGCACCCTGGAGTATGTGGGACTTAAAGAACGCATGTTCCACAACCCCATCGCCCTCTCGGGTGGCGAACAACAACGGGTCGCCATCGCCCGGGCCATCGTTAACCGACCCCCTCTGGTCATTGCCGATGAACCCACCGGCAACCTGGATAAAGCCATGGGCCAACGTATCATGGGGCTGTTTCAATCCCTTCATCAGCAAGGTACCACCATTATTGTGGTCACCCATGATGTGGAGATGGCCCAACAGATGGGGCACCCCATCATCATTATGGAAGATGGACAAATCCTCACCACGCTGGAGGGACGCCCATGA
- the ftsX gene encoding permease-like cell division protein FtsX has protein sequence MNRPTRSVSRSRPQRRMRKTAPMTPTIPQPTKPPKLSGGFHHRAIRQAIGQFRSGSMAHWTTIVVIALSLTIYGAFALLVTNANMVLEQWRGDNMIALFLSVHANQNQMDNVYQQLAQYPGVIELNAVSPSTALTRMKALLGTEAGLLNGLDENPLPYSLEFKLAPGHEHKTKELAQQATGWDGVDAVTYNRQWVERLDLVVRSVRMGGNVLSFLLLTAVAFIISNTLKLTIVARKDEIEVMRFIGATDGFIKAPFVYEGIIQGILGAVGALLLLVLFHQLAAHAIHDLGSSFGFTLILVPLPLSQSALILAIGIMLGLIGAILSTMRFLSER, from the coding sequence ATGAACCGCCCTACCCGCTCGGTCAGCCGCAGTCGCCCCCAACGTCGCATGCGCAAAACCGCGCCTATGACCCCCACCATACCCCAACCCACTAAGCCACCTAAGCTCAGTGGGGGGTTCCATCATCGGGCCATACGTCAAGCCATTGGTCAGTTCCGCAGTGGCTCTATGGCCCACTGGACCACCATTGTGGTCATTGCCCTCTCTTTGACCATTTATGGTGCCTTTGCCCTGCTGGTTACCAATGCCAATATGGTGCTGGAACAGTGGCGTGGGGATAACATGATCGCTCTCTTTTTAAGTGTACACGCCAACCAAAATCAAATGGATAACGTCTATCAGCAGTTGGCCCAATATCCTGGCGTGATCGAACTGAACGCTGTCTCCCCCAGCACCGCCCTAACCCGTATGAAGGCGCTGTTGGGTACCGAAGCGGGCCTGCTCAACGGGCTGGATGAAAATCCCCTGCCCTACTCCCTTGAGTTTAAACTGGCCCCCGGTCATGAACATAAAACCAAAGAGCTGGCGCAACAGGCTACCGGGTGGGATGGCGTCGATGCCGTTACCTATAACCGCCAGTGGGTAGAGCGGCTTGATCTGGTTGTGCGTTCCGTACGCATGGGGGGCAATGTATTGTCGTTTTTACTTCTGACGGCGGTTGCCTTTATTATCTCCAACACCCTTAAACTAACCATTGTGGCCCGTAAAGATGAGATTGAGGTAATGCGCTTTATCGGCGCAACCGACGGCTTTATTAAGGCACCCTTTGTCTACGAGGGCATTATTCAGGGTATTCTGGGTGCTGTTGGGGCGCTGCTGCTGTTGGTTTTGTTTCATCAACTCGCGGCACATGCGATCCACGATCTGGGCAGCAGTTTTGGATTTACCCTCATCTTGGTTCCACTCCCCCTTTCCCAATCGGCCTTGATTCTGGCCATTGGTATTATGTTGGGTTTAATTGGAGCCATTCTATCGACCATGCGTTTCCTCAGCGAGCGTTAG
- the gcvH gene encoding glycine cleavage system protein GcvH translates to MSIPQELYYTKDHEWLRKEGDEVVIGITRFAADQLGDVVFVELPQVEDTLQMGGTFGVVESVKAASDLFSPITGQVIATNPDLAEAPELVNEDPYGKGWMLRLKPEDPAQMDALLTAQAYTAWLETCSSFAVRFGQNLTL, encoded by the coding sequence ATGTCCATTCCGCAGGAACTATACTATACCAAAGACCATGAGTGGCTACGTAAAGAAGGGGATGAGGTGGTGATCGGCATTACCCGCTTTGCCGCCGATCAATTGGGCGATGTGGTGTTTGTGGAGCTCCCCCAGGTAGAAGATACCCTGCAAATGGGGGGTACCTTCGGTGTGGTTGAATCGGTTAAAGCCGCATCGGACCTCTTTTCACCCATCACCGGGCAGGTGATCGCAACCAATCCAGACCTCGCAGAAGCCCCAGAGTTGGTTAACGAAGATCCCTATGGTAAAGGGTGGATGTTACGCTTGAAACCCGAAGATCCTGCACAAATGGATGCATTGCTTACCGCCCAAGCGTATACCGCTTGGCTTGAAACCTGCTCAAGTTTCGCAGTTCGTTTCGGCCAGAATTTGACGTTGTGA
- a CDS encoding IS4-like element ISMasp2 family transposase gives MNQHNREQATVPTPMIDEIKTQSFGVFGVDNAIVDFLQEIGFQAIFNRRGWSKRTGKDLPTLIMLLILHPLLKVPSIHLFCRDHFLSVFAVGKDTFYRLLQRQFPWRNAHWALIKKLLPQWRTLDLGPGYLVADTTVKEKRGDRIEGVCWHHDHNTGRSVAGFEAAHLVWVNKQGTLPLDAALRFSKRPLISNLLHILSYRFDCRSHLGRRYREAAKMSKLDQTVDMVARAIQAGIPAQYFLADAWYSSVKFVKKILDLGVVPLIRWKRNNTKFLFQGERLTSAELYTRFAKGKIRKAKGSKRFKGTFLDAEHPEIGLIRLFFVRLIDPKTGSKEWAVFLTTDRSMGLSNMIEHYANRWGIEVFYKESKQHLGFLNESVRSFEAVIACLHLAAMRHAVLSSMVAIKGSQRDQLAHNLAALTYARKLWHTFRAIFNDALGRTSILENHQKNEVIELFEQEVEAWLSKALMLDPLGSQRQILAETNCET, from the coding sequence ATGAATCAGCATAACAGGGAACAGGCTACTGTGCCTACCCCCATGATTGACGAGATCAAAACCCAATCCTTTGGAGTATTCGGCGTAGATAACGCTATCGTCGATTTTCTCCAGGAAATTGGCTTCCAGGCGATATTCAATCGGCGCGGATGGAGCAAACGAACGGGGAAGGATCTTCCGACGCTGATCATGTTACTGATCCTGCATCCTCTGTTGAAGGTGCCATCCATTCACCTTTTTTGCCGCGACCACTTTCTGTCGGTCTTCGCGGTAGGCAAGGATACCTTCTACCGGTTGCTCCAACGCCAATTTCCATGGCGGAATGCGCATTGGGCGCTAATCAAAAAGTTACTACCCCAGTGGCGAACGCTGGATCTCGGCCCCGGCTACCTTGTTGCCGATACCACCGTCAAAGAGAAGCGTGGTGATCGTATTGAAGGTGTTTGCTGGCATCATGACCACAATACCGGCCGCTCAGTTGCAGGTTTTGAAGCAGCCCACTTGGTCTGGGTTAACAAGCAGGGAACCTTGCCACTGGATGCCGCTTTGCGTTTTTCAAAGCGGCCTCTGATCAGCAATCTGCTCCACATCCTCAGTTACCGGTTCGATTGTCGCTCACATCTTGGACGGCGTTACCGTGAGGCGGCCAAGATGTCTAAGCTTGATCAGACTGTCGACATGGTTGCCAGAGCCATTCAAGCTGGGATTCCGGCCCAGTATTTTCTCGCCGATGCTTGGTACTCATCGGTTAAGTTCGTCAAGAAAATCCTGGATCTGGGCGTGGTCCCCCTGATCCGATGGAAGCGCAACAACACCAAGTTCCTATTCCAGGGCGAGAGACTGACCAGTGCCGAACTTTACACCCGGTTTGCCAAGGGCAAGATCAGGAAAGCTAAGGGGTCCAAGCGCTTCAAAGGAACCTTCCTAGATGCAGAGCACCCCGAAATCGGCCTTATACGTCTGTTCTTCGTCCGGCTGATCGATCCGAAAACCGGCTCGAAGGAGTGGGCCGTCTTTCTGACCACAGACCGGTCAATGGGGCTGTCAAATATGATCGAGCACTACGCCAACCGCTGGGGAATCGAAGTTTTCTACAAGGAATCCAAACAGCACCTTGGTTTCCTTAATGAATCCGTCCGATCCTTCGAAGCAGTCATCGCCTGCCTACACCTAGCTGCCATGCGCCATGCTGTTCTCTCCAGCATGGTGGCGATCAAAGGCAGCCAGCGGGATCAACTCGCCCACAATCTGGCCGCTTTGACCTATGCCCGAAAGCTCTGGCATACCTTCCGCGCCATCTTCAATGATGCCCTTGGCCGAACATCCATTCTTGAAAATCACCAAAAAAACGAGGTAATTGAACTCTTTGAACAGGAGGTCGAGGCTTGGCTCAGCAAGGCATTGATGCTCGATCCCCTTGGTTCACAACGTCAAATTCTGGCCGAAACGAACTGCGAAACTTGA
- a CDS encoding MucR family transcriptional regulator, with amino-acid sequence MSSDMVQKTAQIVEAFVRNNSITAREIPQFIKEVHASLTGLSQPADPPLAAPSVVAPKVELAPVLVANEVGQPSGKPTPAVAIADSISDAFVTCLICGKPCKTLKGHLTRSHHLELDEYRAMFDLPTSYPVVSPDYSAKRRKLAIDSGLGDKLHKARKK; translated from the coding sequence ATGTCATCGGATATGGTTCAAAAAACCGCTCAAATTGTTGAAGCCTTTGTGCGCAACAATTCCATTACAGCCCGTGAAATACCCCAATTTATCAAAGAAGTTCACGCATCTCTGACGGGGCTCAGCCAGCCAGCCGACCCCCCCTTGGCAGCCCCTTCTGTGGTGGCCCCTAAGGTGGAATTAGCCCCTGTGCTGGTTGCTAACGAAGTGGGACAACCCAGCGGCAAACCTACCCCTGCGGTGGCCATTGCCGATAGTATTTCCGATGCCTTTGTAACCTGTCTGATTTGCGGCAAACCCTGCAAAACCTTAAAAGGGCACCTTACCCGCTCCCACCACTTGGAGCTGGATGAGTACCGTGCCATGTTTGATCTACCCACCAGCTACCCAGTGGTCTCCCCCGACTACTCGGCCAAGCGTCGCAAGCTGGCCATTGATTCTGGACTGGGGGATAAACTGCACAAGGCTCGCAAAAAATAG
- a CDS encoding class I SAM-dependent methyltransferase, which yields MPHTTPTYHTNFTFHDRVSRAEYIWRKYTPLLQESVLDLGAWQCHLRHHVPATAHYVGVDLDTEHGNPDVVANLDHGQVPFADNSFACVVCTDVLEHLESPHAMLDEMCRVSRAYVILSLPNPVGDFYHALCSGRPITMKYYALSKNQHDRHKWFFSLHDAQQLLEQKAQQHGMQMVQIDFPRMTPEEGYGWRGWLRRQARNYLFRHSPEIPHLYHKEMWVVMKKESPASGA from the coding sequence ATGCCCCACACTACGCCCACTTACCATACCAACTTCACCTTCCATGATCGGGTGAGCCGGGCTGAGTATATCTGGCGTAAATATACCCCCCTCTTGCAGGAGTCGGTGTTGGATCTAGGGGCGTGGCAATGCCACCTGCGCCACCATGTGCCCGCTACGGCCCACTATGTTGGGGTGGATCTGGATACGGAACATGGTAATCCCGATGTGGTGGCCAATCTGGACCATGGGCAGGTGCCGTTTGCCGATAACAGCTTTGCCTGTGTGGTCTGCACCGATGTGTTGGAGCATCTGGAAAGCCCCCACGCCATGCTGGATGAGATGTGCCGGGTAAGCCGGGCATATGTGATTCTCTCTCTGCCCAACCCCGTGGGGGATTTTTATCACGCGCTCTGTAGTGGACGCCCGATCACCATGAAATATTACGCCCTTTCCAAAAATCAACACGACCGCCACAAATGGTTTTTCTCCCTGCACGATGCCCAGCAGTTACTCGAACAAAAGGCCCAGCAGCACGGTATGCAGATGGTGCAGATCGACTTTCCCCGCATGACCCCTGAAGAGGGTTATGGTTGGCGCGGTTGGTTGCGACGTCAGGCGCGGAATTATCTGTTTCGCCACAGTCCAGAGATACCCCATCTCTACCATAAAGAGATGTGGGTGGTGATGAAAAAAGAGAGCCCGGCAAGCGGGGCTTAA
- the uvrA gene encoding excinuclease ABC subunit UvrA, with product MSEEKKIIIRGAREHNLKNIHVEIPRNALTVITGVSGSGKSSLAFDTLSAEGQRRYVESLSAYARQFLSLQNKPDVDAIEGLAPSISIEQKSTSKNPRSTVGTVTEIYDYLRLLYARVGRPYCYGCGRPIESQTISQMVDAVMELPERTRLLLLAPIVQGRKGEYKKELLELQKQGFTRVVIDGETYDLGETPTLNKKVKHSIEILVDRLVVKPDIQTRMADSLETALRLSEGIARVQTVEDTPQEWLFSEKNACIHCNISYPEIEPRLFSFNNPFGACPSCDGLGTQEFFDPELIVPNPSLSLREGAIAPWAKPTQRMAQESLYTLAEHFEINVNLPWQALPEPFREIVLFGSGDEKVKFRWKGFRRARTVHRPWEGVIHTMERRYLETQSEEQREQYRQYRNATPCTACQGKRLRKEALHVKVGSRNLAEFTALPLREAQRAIEDLQLTPREHAIAERILKEVTDRLNFLIAVGLDYLTLDRTAGTLSGGESQRIRLANQIGSGLVGVLYILDEPSIGLHQRDNQRLLDTLVRLRDLGNTVVVVEHDEDAIRTADYVVDMGPGAGEHGGQVVAAGTPAEIMAHPDSLTGHYLNGQQTIPVPQQRRPVDPKRLITLKEVSTHNLQCVTTHIPVGLLTCITGVSGSGKSSLVLDTLYPALAQRLHNARVTSGQFTTIEGLSQLDKVIHMDQSPIGRTPRSNPATYTGLFTPIRELMAATEEARARGYKSGRFSFNVKGGRCEACAGDGLVKIEMHFLPDIFVQCDVCHGARYNRESLEVHYKGKNIAEILNMTIEEALAFFHAHHALRGRLQTLMDVGLSYMRLGQSATTLSGGEAQRVKIARELSKRSTGKTLYILDEPTTGLHFDDIRKLVEVLQRLVEAGNTVVVIEHNLDVIKTADWIIDLGPEGGSHGGQILIEGQPEQVAACEVSWTGRYLKPFLQRECVALGV from the coding sequence ATGTCGGAAGAAAAGAAGATCATTATCCGTGGTGCCCGGGAACACAACCTGAAAAATATTCATGTAGAGATCCCCCGCAACGCCCTAACCGTGATCACCGGCGTTTCCGGCTCGGGCAAATCCTCACTGGCCTTTGATACCCTCTCCGCTGAAGGCCAGCGGCGTTATGTCGAGTCCCTTTCTGCCTACGCCCGACAGTTCCTCAGCCTACAGAATAAACCCGATGTGGATGCCATCGAAGGGCTCGCCCCCAGTATCTCCATTGAGCAAAAATCCACCTCAAAAAATCCCCGCTCCACGGTGGGCACCGTCACCGAGATCTACGACTATCTACGCCTACTCTATGCCCGGGTTGGACGCCCCTACTGCTATGGCTGTGGTCGCCCCATCGAAAGCCAAACCATCAGCCAGATGGTGGATGCGGTGATGGAACTGCCAGAACGTACCCGCCTGCTGCTGCTCGCGCCCATCGTGCAAGGGCGCAAAGGTGAGTACAAAAAAGAGCTACTGGAGCTGCAAAAACAGGGGTTCACCCGAGTGGTCATTGACGGCGAAACCTATGACCTTGGCGAAACCCCCACCCTCAATAAAAAGGTTAAACACTCCATTGAGATCCTGGTGGATCGCTTGGTTGTTAAACCAGACATTCAAACCCGTATGGCCGACTCGCTGGAGACCGCCCTACGGTTAAGTGAGGGCATCGCGCGGGTGCAGACCGTGGAAGATACCCCGCAGGAGTGGCTCTTTTCCGAAAAAAATGCCTGCATTCACTGCAACATCTCCTATCCAGAGATTGAACCACGCCTCTTTTCGTTCAACAACCCCTTTGGGGCCTGTCCCAGCTGTGACGGGCTCGGTACCCAGGAGTTTTTTGATCCAGAGCTGATTGTGCCCAACCCCAGCCTCTCCCTGCGTGAAGGGGCCATTGCCCCCTGGGCTAAACCGACCCAACGCATGGCGCAAGAGTCCCTCTATACCTTGGCAGAGCACTTTGAGATCAATGTAAACCTGCCCTGGCAAGCGCTGCCCGAGCCCTTTCGAGAGATTGTGCTGTTCGGCTCAGGAGATGAGAAGGTCAAGTTTCGCTGGAAAGGATTTCGCCGCGCCCGCACCGTACACCGCCCCTGGGAAGGGGTGATCCATACCATGGAGCGGCGCTATCTGGAGACCCAATCCGAAGAGCAACGGGAACAATATCGCCAATACCGCAATGCCACACCCTGTACCGCCTGTCAGGGTAAGCGGCTGCGTAAAGAGGCCCTGCATGTCAAAGTGGGGTCCCGTAATCTGGCGGAGTTTACCGCACTGCCCCTGCGCGAAGCGCAACGCGCTATCGAAGATCTGCAATTAACCCCCCGGGAACACGCCATTGCAGAGCGCATCCTAAAAGAGGTAACCGACCGGCTCAATTTTCTGATCGCCGTGGGGCTCGACTACCTCACTCTGGACCGCACAGCGGGTACCCTCTCCGGGGGGGAGAGCCAACGCATTCGCTTAGCCAATCAGATTGGTTCCGGCTTGGTCGGGGTGCTCTATATCCTGGATGAACCCTCCATCGGCCTGCATCAGCGGGATAACCAACGGCTGCTCGATACCCTGGTGCGCTTGCGGGATCTGGGCAACACGGTGGTGGTGGTGGAGCATGATGAAGATGCCATTCGTACCGCCGACTATGTGGTGGATATGGGCCCCGGTGCCGGAGAACATGGGGGGCAGGTGGTGGCCGCAGGCACACCGGCAGAGATTATGGCCCATCCCGACTCCCTGACCGGGCACTATCTCAATGGTCAGCAAACCATTCCTGTGCCCCAACAACGGCGCCCGGTTGACCCTAAGCGGTTGATTACCCTCAAAGAGGTCTCGACCCACAATCTACAGTGTGTCACCACCCATATTCCGGTGGGGCTGCTTACTTGTATTACGGGGGTCTCCGGTTCGGGTAAATCCTCCTTGGTGTTGGATACCCTCTATCCCGCCCTGGCGCAGCGTCTGCACAATGCACGGGTGACCAGCGGTCAGTTTACCACCATTGAAGGGTTATCGCAGTTGGATAAGGTGATCCACATGGATCAAAGCCCCATTGGCCGCACCCCGCGCTCCAACCCCGCCACCTACACCGGGCTATTTACCCCCATCCGCGAACTGATGGCCGCTACCGAAGAGGCCCGTGCTAGGGGCTATAAATCGGGACGCTTCAGCTTTAATGTCAAAGGGGGACGCTGTGAGGCCTGCGCCGGGGATGGTCTGGTCAAGATTGAGATGCACTTTCTCCCCGATATTTTTGTTCAATGCGATGTCTGCCACGGTGCCCGCTATAACCGGGAGAGTTTAGAGGTCCACTATAAAGGCAAAAACATCGCCGAAATTTTGAACATGACCATTGAGGAGGCTTTAGCGTTTTTCCACGCCCACCACGCCCTGCGCGGTCGCTTGCAAACCTTAATGGATGTGGGGTTAAGCTATATGCGGTTGGGCCAGTCGGCCACCACCCTTTCGGGGGGAGAGGCGCAGCGGGTCAAGATTGCTCGGGAGCTTTCCAAGCGTTCAACCGGCAAAACCCTCTATATCTTGGATGAACCCACCACCGGCCTGCACTTTGATGATATTCGCAAGCTGGTCGAGGTGCTGCAACGTCTGGTGGAGGCGGGCAACACGGTGGTGGTTATTGAGCATAATTTGGACGTCATCAAGACGGCAGATTGGATCATTGATCTCGGTCCCGAAGGGGGCAGCCATGGAGGACAGATTTTAATCGAGGGCCAACCCGAACAGGTGGCGGCCTGCGAGGTCTCCTGGACCGGTCGTTATTTAAAGCCCTTTTTACAGCGTGAATGCGTTGCCTTAGGGGTATGA
- a CDS encoding precorrin-2 dehydrogenase/sirohydrochlorin ferrochelatase family protein, which translates to MAHYMAELILTGRPVLVIGGGQVAQRKLRGLMPSGACITVVAPHLSDEIAQLVTTGQLEHWAEPFTPTQLEPHWSLIFAATGDGALNRQIALLCAEKGYFCNSADGPEVSGFIVPAVVRRGDVTVAVSTGGLSPSLSRLLKERIEAWLEPGWGELAQLFGAMRQTVLARIPHAATRYRFWRHIALAAQQEQRFNQQTDSRAWFENKLDRHDY; encoded by the coding sequence ATGGCCCACTATATGGCTGAATTGATTTTAACCGGTCGCCCGGTTTTAGTGATTGGCGGAGGTCAAGTCGCGCAGCGCAAATTACGCGGCCTTATGCCAAGCGGCGCTTGCATCACCGTTGTGGCCCCCCACTTGAGTGATGAGATTGCCCAGCTTGTTACCACCGGCCAACTGGAACATTGGGCTGAACCTTTTACCCCCACGCAGTTAGAGCCCCATTGGAGCCTGATCTTTGCCGCCACTGGCGATGGTGCGCTTAATCGACAAATCGCACTATTGTGCGCCGAGAAGGGTTATTTTTGCAACTCTGCCGATGGACCGGAGGTGAGTGGTTTTATTGTTCCGGCGGTGGTCCGTCGTGGGGATGTGACGGTGGCGGTGAGCACAGGGGGGTTGAGTCCCTCGTTATCGCGCCTGCTCAAAGAGCGCATTGAGGCTTGGTTAGAGCCAGGCTGGGGAGAGTTGGCGCAACTGTTTGGGGCTATGCGTCAAACCGTGTTGGCGCGCATACCCCATGCGGCGACGCGCTATCGCTTTTGGCGGCACATCGCGTTAGCGGCCCAGCAGGAGCAGCGTTTTAACCAGCAGACCGACAGCCGAGCTTGGTTTGAGAACAAGCTTGATCGGCATGATTACTAG
- the rlmD gene encoding 23S rRNA (uracil(1939)-C(5))-methyltransferase RlmD: MQITIDKLASGGSGLGFHDGMAIFVPNTAPGDLVEIEIKTKRKRHAHAELIKIIQASPNRCEPICPVYHQCGGCQLQHVNQTTRNTFKAAVVKEALQHIGKFENPPMQPLQSAQPETGYRRRCGLKIYWVRDHAVVGFYQTASKRIVDLPNCPILHPKLDALIHPIRTLVSELSVRERLPQVDLSCGDEGVGMILHLLRKLSAKDKEILTTFAHTHKIDQLWIQSGRKEDLTPFISQEPLRYSPDGKSQLKFMPGDFTQAHFEQNRQLVEQVLAWIGQGQRVLDLFSGLGNFTLPLARQFTRVTGYESYEPAVKRGRSNTTLHPSVTFKTMDLFSETALKTLPLNQVDAMVVDPPRDGAVNLAKQIKDAGGPATIVWVSCDPATFARDAAILCAGGYTMEQVKPLDMFPMTSHVEVVALFKRPS, from the coding sequence ATGCAAATAACCATTGATAAACTCGCCTCTGGTGGATCCGGCCTCGGCTTCCATGACGGTATGGCCATCTTCGTGCCCAATACCGCCCCCGGTGATCTGGTGGAAATCGAAATAAAAACCAAACGCAAACGACACGCCCACGCCGAGCTGATAAAAATTATTCAAGCCAGCCCCAACCGCTGCGAACCCATCTGCCCCGTCTACCACCAATGCGGCGGCTGCCAACTGCAACATGTTAACCAAACCACCCGCAACACCTTCAAAGCCGCCGTGGTCAAAGAAGCCCTACAACACATCGGCAAATTTGAAAACCCACCCATGCAACCCCTGCAATCCGCCCAACCCGAAACAGGCTACCGCCGCCGCTGCGGCCTGAAAATATACTGGGTCAGAGACCATGCCGTGGTCGGCTTTTACCAAACCGCAAGCAAACGCATCGTCGACCTGCCCAACTGCCCCATCCTCCACCCTAAATTGGATGCCCTCATCCATCCCATCCGTACCCTGGTGTCCGAATTGAGCGTACGCGAGCGGCTCCCCCAAGTGGATCTAAGCTGCGGGGATGAAGGGGTGGGTATGATCCTGCACCTGCTGCGCAAACTCTCCGCAAAAGATAAAGAGATTCTAACCACTTTTGCCCATACCCATAAAATTGATCAATTGTGGATCCAATCTGGCCGTAAAGAGGACCTTACCCCCTTTATCTCACAAGAGCCCCTCCGCTACAGCCCCGACGGCAAAAGCCAGCTAAAATTTATGCCCGGCGACTTTACCCAAGCCCACTTTGAACAAAACCGCCAACTGGTCGAGCAAGTGCTCGCCTGGATTGGCCAAGGGCAACGGGTGCTGGACCTGTTTTCTGGCCTCGGTAATTTTACCCTGCCCCTGGCTCGTCAATTTACCCGTGTAACCGGCTATGAGAGCTACGAACCCGCCGTCAAACGAGGGCGTAGTAATACCACCCTACACCCCTCCGTCACCTTTAAAACCATGGATCTGTTTAGCGAAACCGCGCTAAAAACACTCCCCCTAAACCAAGTGGATGCCATGGTGGTGGATCCACCACGTGATGGGGCCGTCAACCTAGCCAAACAGATCAAAGACGCAGGGGGGCCAGCCACCATCGTCTGGGTCTCCTGCGACCCCGCCACCTTTGCCCGCGATGCCGCCATTCTCTGCGCAGGCGGCTATACCATGGAACAGGTTAAACCCCTGGATATGTTCCCCATGACCAGCCATGTGGAAGTGGTGGCCCTGTTTAAACGGCCATCATAA
- the aroC gene encoding chorismate synthase, with protein sequence MAGSQIGTLFQVATFGESHGLALGGVVDGCPAGLELSEADLQGDLNRRRPGQSRFTTQRQERDEVKILSGVFEGRTTGTPIGFIIENEDQRSKDYSEIKDKFRPGHADFTYWSKYGNRDYRGGGRSSARETAIRVAAGAIAKKLLRQAEGVTVRGALTGMGPVVIEPSRWDWAEVERNHFFSPDAGSVGEFEAYLEGIRKAGNSVGAFLEVHAEGVPIGLGEPVFDRLDADLAKAVMSINAVKGVEIGAGMASGHATGVDFADEMRPGVDARHPEFVRNHAGGILGGISTGQPIVIRFAVKPTSSILVPRQSVDVHGQACEVVTKGRHDPCVGIRAVPIAEAMVAMTLADHWLRWRASKPL encoded by the coding sequence ATGGCGGGCAGTCAGATTGGGACACTATTTCAGGTAGCCACATTTGGTGAGAGCCATGGTTTGGCATTGGGTGGGGTGGTGGATGGGTGTCCGGCGGGATTGGAGCTGAGTGAGGCGGATTTGCAGGGGGATTTAAACCGGCGTCGTCCTGGGCAGAGTCGTTTTACCACGCAGCGGCAGGAGCGGGATGAGGTAAAGATTTTATCGGGGGTTTTTGAGGGTCGTACCACGGGCACGCCCATTGGATTTATTATTGAGAATGAGGATCAGCGTTCTAAGGATTACAGTGAGATTAAGGATAAATTTCGGCCTGGGCATGCGGATTTTACCTATTGGAGCAAGTATGGCAATCGGGATTATCGCGGGGGTGGTCGCAGTAGTGCGCGGGAGACGGCGATACGGGTTGCGGCGGGTGCCATTGCCAAGAAGTTATTAAGGCAGGCGGAGGGGGTGACGGTTCGGGGGGCATTGACGGGTATGGGTCCGGTGGTGATTGAGCCGTCGCGGTGGGATTGGGCGGAGGTTGAGCGCAACCATTTTTTTAGTCCGGATGCGGGTTCGGTTGGGGAATTTGAGGCTTATTTAGAGGGCATTCGTAAGGCGGGCAATTCGGTAGGGGCTTTTTTGGAGGTGCATGCGGAGGGTGTACCGATTGGATTGGGTGAGCCTGTTTTTGATCGTTTGGATGCGGATTTGGCGAAGGCGGTGATGTCGATCAATGCGGTTAAGGGGGTAGAGATTGGTGCGGGCATGGCGAGTGGTCATGCGACGGGGGTTGATTTTGCTGATGAGATGCGTCCTGGGGTTGATGCGCGGCATCCTGAGTTTGTGCGCAATCATGCGGGTGGTATTTTGGGTGGTATATCTACGGGGCAGCCGATTGTGATACGTTTTGCGGTTAAGCCGACCAGTTCTATTTTGGTACCGCGTCAGTCGGTGGATGTGCATGGGCAGGCGTGTGAGGTGGTGACCAAGGGGCGGCATGATCCGTGTGTGGGGATACGGGCGGTACCTATTGCGGAGGCGATGGTGGCGATGACGTTAGCGGATCATTGGTTGCGTTGGCGGGCGAGCAAGCCGTTGTGA